In Monodelphis domestica isolate mMonDom1 chromosome 1, mMonDom1.pri, whole genome shotgun sequence, the sequence CTCTCAAATCTTTCTATTACATTGCCCAATCAACAACTCTCTTTTATGTTGTCTACAAAGATCAACTCAAagcatttttccaaattaaatcatACTCTCTTCTGTTTGTTTGCTCATCATTTATCAAAATTTGGAGAGAGCGAATATACTGCTCTAAATCAAAAGTGctgtattttctatttcttacacAAACATTTCCTTACAATATTAACATACATTTAAAACATTAATGGTTGGCCTTTTAAACCGATGACATTTAAGGCTACTATGCAGAAACCTTGATCAAAGTATATCTTAAAGAACTAAAATTTACTTTTGCAGCTTTAAATACATTGCCTTGATGTCAGATATTCGTTGAGCAATTGGAAGGAAGAGAGTATCATCAGAAAACAAGGAACAGTACCTCTAGGTCTACCTAGAAAATCTTTGTTCCCAGTAGTTCTCAGGGGAATCAGGCATAAGGAGAAAGGGATGTTCTTCTCATTCTATTTATCAGCCAAGTAGTCAGACAGTCTTTAGTTATGCAATCTAATTAAACCTAGATTTACAAATTTTAGTATTCAAGATTATTTTTCTATCATAGGCTTTAGATACTTAAAAGTGGGTTGAAAAATCAAGTTGTAGTCATTCTTTAACTTTCTCTGCATAAATTATCTTTCTGACAATTCTGCTTTATGTGGCAGAAAAAAATGTGCATAGCTCAGTGAACAACATTATCAAAAGAAAGAGGCTTCTTCAAATTAATTGactggggaagagaaagggagcatTGGGAGatattcaaattatttctttctcaCTGCTACTTTTGGCTACCATTATCTGACCACACCCTCACATTGCCCCATTGCTTGGAGCATGTGAATCTTGCTTTTATAGGgaactcactcacacacacacacacacacacacacacacacacacacacacacacacacaccatgagTAACACAAATAACACTCCTTAAAGAAACAAAAGTACAAAACACACTTGGCAGTCATTTCTTTAAGAGGAGAAGCTCTGGAGTGTCCATATATGTTGGAGTGTCCATATGTGGACAATAATTACAAACCTGGCAGCCATTCCATTTTAGGGGCAATCCATCTGAAAGGAACCAAAATTACCCATGGGTCTTACACCAAACCTTCCATTAAAGAACCAAGAGCTCAGCCAAAAGAGAGATGAGTTCAGGAATTCAAGAATTACCCAGACTGACCCACCAAGGAGAATCTAGAATGGAACACAAGAGATCTCTGCTGTTACTGTGTCCAAGCTGAAAGCAGTGATCATTTGGTCAGGAACTTTAAATCTCAGTACAACCTCCATATAGGTCATCCTAAATTAAAGAAATCTACCAAAGTAGCAATAATAAAGGGTCTTAAATTGAGGCAAGAAGAGATTACAATCTAGGGTCTCTCACAGCACCAGGGTGCAAGAATAAtcaagaggggaagagggaaacagaATTAGTTTCATGGGAAGCCCTGTCTGGAGAAGCTGTTTTGTAAGTTGTTTCATATAataaccaaaagatcatataggAGGCTAAAGAGACTGGGAAGGTCAGCCAAGACTGGGGAAGGGTCAGAGAGGAGGGGTATGATCACTTTCAGGCAATTGTGGCTCTGGGGATGGGGCAAAATCAGCTATAGTTAACATCATAATGGATTTGTGTGTATGCTTgtgaattttttaatgtaatgattaCATTTTTGGGAGActgtatattaaattataattattagtaaataactggggggagaaagagagagagcgagacagagacagagacagagacagagaaagatcaCCTGGTCAACCTaactaaaaaaaatctccaaGTAGATTTCTCAGTCAAATAGGCTGCAGCCCAAACCAAGCCATCCAGTAGGACAAAGTGACCACTAAGCCAGATAAGAAGAAACTGGTGGCTGCCAAGAAGGAGAGTTCCATCCCAAGAGAGCCCTACTCTCCCAGTCCCCTTTCTTAGAAAGACCATGCTGTCTCTTCTCCTGTGTGTCTCTGATTGGTCAGACTTAACTTCAGTGGATCTCCAGTTAGGTCACCCATGGGGCCTTCCACATATACATACAGAGCTCTCAGACTTTTACCAGCACCTCCTGTCTGCCAGAAGGCCATGGTCACACATGTGCTTGACCAGAAGTCAAGGCTAGTATCAAGAATCTGATTTTCAAACTGAATAAgtgaatacattttaaattataattacacaatcccccccaccctctgattctttgggagactgaCATGGTAAGTCTCCCCACTCTTGATTTTCCAAGAGATTAACatgctagtctccccaatgaatcttTCCATATATGATGGCTATACGCTTCAGGATTGTCTTACCAGGGTACATAGGGTCACAAAAGATAACATATTTCATGGAGAATGGAACTAAAATTTGGGTGTTCCTtaacataaatttttttaaaatgactaataGGCATATTGACAAAGAGCTATTAGAAGATATTTCCCTCTTTGGGTACAAAGATTTTACAATCAGAATAAAGTAAAGGGGTATGGGAAGAACAAAAGTGGATGTTTAGTTCTATTCATTATATCCAAAGGCTCACTTGGAATCTCATGATATAATATTTGATTTCTGgggaaatcttttatttatatCATCTTTTTAGTCCATTTGGAAGTATGATGGTCTTtacatcttctccagaagatctgCTTTCCTTGGTGATATCTTTTTCTAAAATTGCTGTATGTATCTTAGTCTATGGTCTTTTAGGATAACTTCACATAAACAATCAATCAGCTTGTATAACTTAAAGAAAATAGGCTTTCTTCTAGTCCTTTGGTCTTTGTTATCCAAAGAAATCATCTACTTTGTTTAGTTCTATCagttttttacaaataagaagctgttttttttttaattgggagcCTCAAATTCATTTACCTTGCTTTCTTAAATACTATACCATGGTGTAAGTATGTCTGAAATCTTGAACTAAATgacttgttttctttcccttgacTGAAGGCAACTTTAGCTGAAATCTAAATCTACATCATAAATATTCTAGTTTCAAAGGGGGATGTAGGGATTGTATGAGATTACAAGAATGGGATGATTTCTTAGCTTCTCTGTAAATAGAGACCAATACTTGCCCCTGGGATTGGTAGGGAGGAGGGTTCCTCCACTATACATCAAGGTCTTACTGGTCAACTAGCTCCTTTTGGAAGCACTTTCTTTGATATTGTTGATGAAACTCTTATTGCCTTGTCAATATTTGGCAACAAGCAAATAAGTCATTATTTGTTATAATTAgcaaagatttaaattttttagaggttcagaaacagatGCTAGTAAAAtacaattaatcaatcaaatgagtacctactatatgctagacatTGGAGATTCTGAGAGAGGAgagttattcttaaaaaaaaaaaaaaaagctttctttctgtcttagaatcagtagtgtgtattggttccaaggcagaaaagtggtaagctCTAGGCCTTTGGGTTAAGCTATTTCTACAGGGTAGTCACATGgttgggaagtatctaagaccagatttgaacctaggactttcattctttagacctgactctcaatccactgaaccacctagttgacCAGGAAAAGAATCATTTTTAACTTTCTAGGGAATCCAGCCCGTATCTGCTTTTTACTTGAATCCACTGGCATCAGGTGGTATTGATTGGAAGCCAATGGCTCTTCTATAGTTAGGTCCTTCTTTATTTCCATGTATATCCCCTCTCATTCATCCACCAATGAAATCTCATTATTTTTGCTAAAAAGGTGATCCAGTCATTTTTATTTAGGGAATTTAAAGACCTTGGTCATCTGAATCTAGCCATTATCATTTACTCCCCTTCACACACTCTAACATCCTTATAAAAACGCCTACTTGTCTCTTACAAAATGACACTGGATAGGAGCAACTAGGTGCCTCAGTTGATGGAGAGCCAgaactggagatggaaggttctgggttcaaatctgacctcagacccttccaacTATGTGATGACCCTGGGTATATCACTTAATCCCAGATGCCTAGTCCATACGCTCTTCTGCCCTaaacgaaaggtaagggttttttaaaaaaaagtgacccTAGATGTCTTAATGTCTTTGCATATATAGAACTCAAGACTGGCATGTACTTCCTTTTAATCTCTGCTTCTTAAAATTCCTAGCTTTCTTCAGATCTCTTCtgtgaagcttttcctgattccctcagATGATTTTGTCTCTCTCCACTAAAAAACTCCCTTTTATTTACTTTGCCTATCTTTAATATCTACTTGTGTAGATGCATGCACACTGTTTTcccaagtagaatgtaagtttcttaaagTCAAGGATAGTTTCATTCTTGTTTGTGGGTTTAGCATGGTACCTGGGACATAAtgagcacttaacaaatgctgatTGATTGTCTACACCCAACATTTTACTCTTTTGTTGAACTGCTCTTGGTGAGGGAGACAAAATGTGACATCAATTAGATGTGAACAGAGTTTTTGAGGTAAGAGAAAACTTGTTTTATCATAAACTCATTTCACTGTAGCATTTGAAGATGCCAGAGTTAAGAGAGGGAAATTTCTAAACACCAAAGTCTAATTCTTTATTCCATGATCATAAACAATGATAACATGGATAATGTAAATACAtggaaaatcaaaaaataatcttCCGTTCTTCCAGTTGTTTCAACCTCCTTGCCACCTTCAGTGGCGTGTGCTATATTTAAATGATCAGTGGTATCATTATTTTGCATTATCACTTAATGAAGTGTTGGTCACTGGTGCTTCTGAGAAAATGCTACTAACCTTTCTGTTTATGCTTAGAAAGAATCCTCCAATTTTTCCTCTGTTACCACTGAGTCATAGAATATATGCATAGAGACTGACTTTCATTCATGGAAGAGGCAATCATGCTGCACTGCTTCTAATAAGATTAAACTTACTAGGAATATGTAAAGTCTTGCCTCTGGGTTCAGACAATCAACTTTGTGGCTAAAATATAGAGATGAAAACATGACCTGGCAGTAGTGTGAAAAATTGGTGGACTGATTGCAAGCTCCCTATTCATCAACACGGTGATGCTGTGGCTAGTATTCAGAATAAGGGTAGTGCTCAAGGATGAATTTACAGGCTCCAAGATTTAGAGAGTGAAGGGTCCTCAGAGACTGTTACATCctaccccatcattttacagataaggaaactgaggtccaaagaaattaagtgacttgccctttgTTGCACAGGTATAAGTAGATGATAGAGTCAAGAATCAAACCCAAGTTCCCTGATTTTAAATCCAGCCCACTTTCCACTGAACTGCACAAGAAATGTCTAgtccaaagaaaagaagataggGAACATGATAACTATTATTGAATATTTAAAGAGCCATCATGTGGAAAACTGATTAGATCTATTGTTCAGGAGGACAGAATGAAGAGCTGTGAAggtgaggaagggaagagataagcttgatataaagaaaaacttctcaATGATTAGAGCTAATGGGCTGCCCCATTCTTGGGAGTTATTCCTGACTAGAGGTAACTAAAAGACTAGATTATTATCCATTGAGGATGCTTGCAAGGGAATTCTGGGTCAGGTGTgaatagatgacttctgagatctcttctgcTCCTAAACTTCTGTATTCATTTCTTCCCTGCTGAAGAGCACTTAATAAAATTAACTGGAGCCCAAGGGAAAGAGTTAGGCAGAAGGAATAAAATCTCTGACATTTGGGAAAAACAAAGGAATCatcatctttatttccttcctccagtAGAGATAGTGCTGggtttaaagttaaaaaaaaaaaaacaaacctggtTCTGACTCTGGCACTTATAATCTATGGGACCTTGGCCAATTCACTcaccctctctgggtctcagtttccccatctataaaatgaggatttgaAACAGATGACCACTAAGGTCTTTCCACCTAAATACATGATCTTATGATTAAAAAAACTCTCTGCCCTCTTTACTCACCTCCCTCTACCTCCCATTCCCACTATGAGAAAttacacaaaacaaaacagaatataGAAGAGGTTTAATTTATTGGTTACCCTTGAGAAAAGGTTATATATAAAATTCTTGGAGAAAAAATTCTGATCCTATTCAATTacatatcaataaaaattcattttaaaccAAAATTCTTTTTGAATCCATGAACACACATAAAAAAATAAGGCACCTCACAGCCTATAGACTTTTTATAATAAAGGAGAAGTTTAAATACATGATACAGTTTATATTAAATATCTTGGGGAATGAGAGATCAACAGAACTTTCAGTCTTATGCATTAGTTAACCATCCAAATGTGTTATGCATAAAATTGGCATTTAACATCTTTCCTTAAGGCAATTTTATTGGTGATGGAGAATTATTGCTGGTTTTGGTATTTCCTTTCTGTACATCTTAAGTCTTCACAAGTCTTGCTTAAAGTCTTTATGAATATTGCTTCAGAAAGTTAACCTCTGAAACATGAAAGATAGATGTCAGCCCAATAATTTTTCATAACCACAATACTTATATGTGCACAGGTACAACAAAGTTTCTTATCGCCCTCTGAATAAATATCATCCCCATACAAAAAAGCTTTCAACCACATAGGAGAAGCCAGTTTCTCCTTTGCCCAATTCAGAGGAAGTcatacaaaagggaaaaaatcgcTCTTATCACACTGaacaaaatatatgaattaataataacattaaatatCCATATCTTTCTGTTTATTCACATTCCACACAGTGGAAATTATCTCCTTTATCTCcaaatttctctcttcccttatcataattattattattaattttaatcttcaaagAAATGCAGATGACAAAAACTTtcaaagtatatatatgtatatataaaatatgtattctAAAAGATGTCTGGTGTATGTCATAATATGCAAATTCAGTGTTTGGCATTATTTTAATAGGAAAGATTGAAATCATGTCTATCTCACTATCAAAATGAATAAATCTACAGCAAATGCATGTGTGTAATTGCATCATCAGTAAGTACCTGATATAATATGTAACCAATGTGgcattttaagaaaatgatggaatgaATATAGACTATCCTCATGCTAACCTTCATCAACAGTGGCATAATAAGACAAGTAGAGCACTCTTTGCTTGCCCGGTTCTGCTTTGAGGGTAGTCATGCTGCTGATTATCCTTGGGAAGTTAATTTTAAGGAAACTCTCTTTACTGGAGCCAAATCCTCCCCAAATGCAAGACTGTGGTACAGGCTACTAAAAGGAAGATTATTGCTGGCCACTTAAGTCATCTCTTTTTAACAAAATCACATGCCTGTGGCAGAGTTAAAACAACAAGAGAAATTCAGTGTTTACTGGTTCTGAATGTTATTTCTCCTCTCTAGTGTGGTTTTACATTTTCGGTCCCATTCTTGTTTCCTCTTCCCACTCCCCATTTTGGCTTAGGCATTTGTGTGCTTAATCAAAGCCATTCTGTTTTCCTGTTTGAGGATTTGAATGAAAGCAAGATTTGGGGCAGGGAGGTTTAATACAAGGAGTAGACGAGATGCTTCCACAGTGGAAGCATATTTTTGTGGGTATGGGAAGGGCAGTATATATGAGTGGGTAAACACCTTGGGTCTAAAATTCATCAGgaaggaattggaaatgaaatttaattggaaaattaaaagTTGGAAAAGGAATTCAAAATGAATTCCAGTGTTGGATTTTCAATTCTGTTTCAAAATGCATGGTTCTTATTTATAGCTATTGGGTGGGAAGACTGAAAATGGTTTCTTGGAGAGTTGTCAGTACTCTGAATTTTTTAACTCCTCATCTTTGAGTTTCCACATCATTCCCATTCCCAATTGTGGAGCTGAGAAGGCAATAAGCAAGATTTGGTTTTAATGTATTAAACTCCAAACTTTGGAAAAACAGtttagtcacacacacacacacacacacacacacacacacacacacacacacacacacacacacaaaacccagATCATACCCTCAGCATTGTTCCCCTACTGGTTTCAGATGAACACTAAGTTAAGAATAGCCATTAGGAGTTATCCCGTTTCATTTAGAGCCAAGCAGATGAAATTGACCAATAGATATTGGAATGACCACCCATCAGATATCCCAGTATCACTGGataaaaaacacattttcttaTTCTGAATGccttattttaaaaacatgtatAAAACAGggatttcctttaaaattcccAATAGAGGACTATAAAGGGAAATGCTTCTattcttaatctctctctttGAATCATACTAATATACAACATTCCCAGGAGATCTCTGTTCTTCCTTTCTTACCCTTTTTCTCTCttgcctcttctctttttctccccattCTTACCTTCTGTTCCTTCTCTCAAAAAAtattgactgaaaaacaaaacaccttgaCCATAGTGTTGCCCCTAGCTAAACTAACATGCACCCCTCTATCCCATGCTTTATTAAGACTTTTAAACTGTAATATATTTGACACCTTCTGATCTGGAACAATGAGGATTAGGGCTTCCTGAAAGAGCTAAATTTTTGGCAAAATTCTCATTAACAAAAATATCACTAAAtttatgaagagaagaaaattaaaattatttgagtCTTCTGTTAAAGATACTTTTCTATGCCATTTTCTCCATAAAAGCTCTATatcttagagagaaaaaaataggtaCCAGATCTGAACTCTTGGTGGAGAAGATTTGAGCACCATTTCTTATGATTCCTAGTGTAGGGGGGTGGGGTGGTAAAGGACTCGTTAGGtggttcacttaatttattttcaaaatatctgTGTCTTAAAGATTGTATGTTGCTTGTGTGCTCAGGGCTGATAATTAAAGAGAGCATGCCAACTTGAATTGACCTTtggtaatatttttctttattctctgggCAGACTGTTTAGCCTTGGAGAAGATAGTCTAGGGATCTTTTTTTTGTGAACAAATGGTGATAAATATCAGTCAAACTGACCTAGTTAGTAAGTAGTCCAGCCACCATGACATGAAAAGGAGCAGGGAAAGAGGTTGACACTCCAAAACCAAACTTGAGGTTGAGACCATAAgagaatctccattttatagaaactCTCCACGGCCCTGACTGGGAACTGAATTTAGGGTAATCAGCATCTCCCATATACCTCTACTTTATCATCCCCAATCCTGTGTTATGCGAAGGCCAAGTAGCTTCCAAACCAAAGTGACTGATTCTATTCAGTAGCATAATGTAGACCTCTTGAGGGCAGAGCCAGTTTCATTGTATCCTCAGTAcataccacagtgcctggcatgtagtagattcttaataaattcttgttgtgtaaataataataatacaatgatATAATTTTCAGAAGGCTTTAAGCCCTAGATTTGCGGGGAGATGGGGCAGAGTTGGATAGGGGGCAGATAGTAGTAACAGCTtggttctttttatattttgtgaatttCAATGGACTAGAAAAATGAACTAGGCAGAAATTTGATCTTGGGTTGAGAAGTAATTCAATTGAAAATCTTGCCCCCTACAAATAATGTCAAGAAAATCAGAGCTAAGGCCACCATGTTTTATTCAGGTCCATTTGAAAATGCACAACAAAGCTGAGAGTGTTATGCAAGACATTTACTGAATCCTTGCTTCACTTAGGTTCTGTTTCATGCTGAAAAATATCTTGTCTTCAAAAGATGATTTTACAGTGTTGTCATGTTCAGTTCCCTACATGCCCCCTACCTTAAACCTGCCAAGTTCATGTGATCACCATCCCTAAATCCTACCTCCTAGACCACTACTCTCCCCTCAATGTATCTCACCTCtgttttctttgccttctttaaCCATCTGGAATATTTTTTGCAAAGAGGAAAACTGATAAATAAAGACCTTGGTAAGAAGATATCAAGGATAACTTATGGGGGTAGGAGGGGGCATTTTTTGGAAATAGTTATTGATTCTGGGTTTGGTGGCATGGACCAAAAGTTGGAGGAAGGGCTGGTTAGCGGAAGGAGCTTCAGAAATCACTTTTCTAAGTCAACTGCAGATGGGAGAGTGCCTTCCCTGCTCCATTAACAAAGCCCAGGGTAACCACCGTCCATGCAGCACTCACTCTGAAAAGAATCTTAGATGTCTGAGAAGGCGCATTGAAGGTTGAGGCAAAGCAAGACAACATCTCTGCCTGCTCTGTGATTTGCCTCAGGGAAGTTGCCCGGGATTTGGGTCATCGGCATCATCCCCAAGTGCAACAGATACTCTTTACATAATAGGAAGTGCCCTCCAGAAGAGATTGTTTTATCCCCCATGGTGCCTGAGACATGCATGCGATGCACCAACGggcacacaaatacacacatgcatgctCCTGCCAAAAGGCAATGAGTGGTTCTTCTTGCATCTGGGATTGAGCATAGGCAGTGCCAAGTTGCCTTGTACTTGGCACAGTGCACGTCTGAGGCTGAGTCATCAGGGTAGGCTGGGTGTCTCGGTCCTAATCCAAATCAATAGATATACAGCGACACTGCTTCACCCGGGTGACCCTTTTCTTCTTAGTGGGTGGTTGCAATTCAGGGCAATTGAGCGTAACCATCATGGTGGTGAATTTCTTGGGCTTGCAGAAGGAACATGACTGAAAGGAGCCTTCCTCCTTGCGGATGTGCCTGGGAATGTAGAAGGAGTTGCACTGGCCATAGCAAAAGCGGTTGATGATGGTGCGGCTGTTGCAGCCCTCTTCGTGGATGGTTTGCTTGAGAGGCTGCGTCTTACACCAGTCCCGCTTCAGGTATTTGCGTTCAGTCACGTGCAGGGCCTCCTGGCTGGACTCCAGGACCTCCTCCCCTGGCATGGCGGTGCCCCGGCCCTGTCCCCGCCCCCGGTTCCTGGATCCAGGCTGTTGGGGTGTCTGAGTCTGCtctgaatcattgtattggtCCTTATCAGGAGGTGGAATGGCGCCTTGagatcctttcttcttcccttctgtgGCAGACAGCAGGGTTCCCAAGAGCAGAAGCAAAGCCCCCACAGTGTAGGCTGTTCGACCCATcctaacagaaaaggaaagaaagagaaaaaggataaaacaattattaatttcaCACGGGAAATAAGTCACCATAACTATCACATTGGAGCTAAAGTGATAATAACTAACATTCATATAGTTGTTAATGTTGTTGTgttcagctcttcatgaccccatctggatgttttgccatttctttctctagctcattttaaagatgaggaaactgtggcaaacaaagttaagtgactttctcagagtatCACAGCTAGTATGTGTGTGATGCCAGATCTGAACTTGGGG encodes:
- the GREM1 gene encoding gremlin-1 — encoded protein: MGRTAYTVGALLLLLGTLLSATEGKKKGSQGAIPPPDKDQYNDSEQTQTPQQPGSRNRGRGQGRGTAMPGEEVLESSQEALHVTERKYLKRDWCKTQPLKQTIHEEGCNSRTIINRFCYGQCNSFYIPRHIRKEEGSFQSCSFCKPKKFTTMMVTLNCPELQPPTKKKRVTRVKQCRCISIDLD